From one Triticum urartu cultivar G1812 chromosome 3, Tu2.1, whole genome shotgun sequence genomic stretch:
- the LOC125549461 gene encoding LOW QUALITY PROTEIN: receptor-like protein 7 (The sequence of the model RefSeq protein was modified relative to this genomic sequence to represent the inferred CDS: inserted 1 base in 1 codon; substituted 1 base at 1 genomic stop codon), with the protein MARATRLLGLFILTQFYSLAASTSHTHGHGNTTTSFCHPNQATALLELKXSFIFDYSTTTLQSWQVGSDCCLWEGVECDDGMSGGGGNVTVLDLSGRGLYSYGCHAALFNLTSLHYLDLSMNDFGRSRIPAVGFERPSKLAHLNLSLSSFYGQIPITISMLTSLITLDLSSPHTLDASYKTVSSFAASLGSYNDLLLQEPSFEILVANLTNLRELHLDGVDISNSGQEWCSDLGKVVPHLQVLSMAGCGLQGPIHSSLSGLRSLTVINLGLNFEISGAVPEFFEGFLNLSVLXLSYNNFSGSFPQKIFQLKKIRVLDVSHNEQLSGYLPEFPIGASLETLSLQFTNFSDVRLSCFSNLLSLRELGFSGRSICMEPTNLLLNKLNSLRNLHLSFAQFSGDLGPFFSWISSLKNLSSLQLSDCYSSKMMPPVIGNLTNLTSLEIIECGFLGQIPASIGNLNKLTSLRISHSAFSGSIPSSIGNLKKLRILHISYNGLSGSITTDIGHLSKLTILVLRGCGFSGRIPSTIVNLTQLIYVDLSQNDLRGEIPTSLFTSPTMLQLDLSSNQFSEPIQEFYTLDSQLKNVYLGENQIRGQIPESLFQLTSLVDLDLSMNNLTGFVHLSSLWKLRKLDILDLSNNSLSVLDGEGNISTVPILPKLSMLRLVSCNMTTIPNFLMQVNHILMLDLSSNKIHGSMPQWIWETWDDITRLNLSNNIFTDMQLTSYLLPCSHLESLDLSSNKLQGQIPMPNMSATVNTHTSLLDYSNNRFTSLMSNFTAYLRQTAYLKLSRNKISGHIPHSICDASNLEVLDLSYNNFSGLIPSCLIEGSSLAILNLRENYFGGTLPYNVSEHCNLQTIDLHGNNIQGRLPRSLSNCPDLEVLDIGNNHMLDTFPSWLGRLSDLRVLVLRSNQFYGSLSYPPREFLKYFSQLQIIDIASNNFSGNLDPRWFEKFTVMMTKFNETGNSLGPQTSYRGVYYHDTVAITYKGQYVTFEKVLTTLTAIDFSNNALDGDIPKSTGSLVSLHILNMSHNAFTGRIPPQIGEMCQLESLDLSWNKLSGEIPQELANLTFLGTLNLCENKLDGRIPQLRQFATFENTSYEGNTGLCGPPMTKPCGDLSRSNEEQVNTSGDHVDIIFFLFVGVGFGVGFTAGILMKWGKIGKWLRIA; encoded by the exons ATGGCTCGTGCTACTCGCCTACTTGGCCTCTTCATACTGACCCAGTTCTACTCTCTAGCTGCGTCCACTTCCCACACCCATGGTCATGGTAACACTACAACTTCTTTCTGTCATCCCAACCAGGCTACAGCACTTCTTGAACTAA GGTCCTTCATCTTTGACTACTCCACCACCACACTGCAGTCATGGCAAGTTGGTTCCGACTGCTGCCTCTGGGAGGGCGTCGAATGTGATGATGGCATGTCTGGCGGTGGCGGCAATGTCACTGTTCTCGATCTCAGTGGTCGTGGCCTCTACAGCTATGGCTGTCATGCCGCGCTCTTCAACCTCACCTCCTTGCACTACCTCGACCTCAGCATGAATGATTTTGGCAGATCTCGCATTCCAGCAGTTGGTTTTGAGAGGCCATCCAAGCTTGCACACCTCAACCTTTCTCTTTCAAGCTTCTATGGTCAGATACCGATCACCATCAGCATGCTCACGAGCCTCATAACCTTGGATCTTTCTTCACCGCATACTCTTGATGCTTCCTATAAAACCGTGAGTTCCTTCGCTGCTTCCTTGGGCAGCTATAATGATCTGCTTCTACAAGAGCCCAGCTTTGAGATCTTAGTGGCCAACCTAACCAATCTGAGGGAACTCCACCTTGATGGAGTGGACATATCTAATAGTGGACAAGAGTGGTGCAGTGATCTTGGCAAAGTCGTCCCCCATCTTCAGGTTCTTAGCATGGCAGGTTGTGGACTCCAAGGTCCAATCCACTCCTCCCTGTCAGGCCTCAGATCCCTTACCGTGATCAACCTGGGTCTTAATTTTGAAATTTCTGGTGCAGTTCCTGAATTCTTCGAGGGCTTTCTCAATTTAAGTGTTCTTTAACTCAGCTATAACAATTTCAGTGGTAGCTTTCCTCAGAAAATCTTTCAACTCAAGAAGATAAGAGTCCTTGATGTGTCACACAACGAACAACTCTCAGGGTATTTACCAGAATTTCCAATTGGGGCTTCTTTGGAGACTTTGAGCCTGCAGTTCACTAATTTCTCTGATGTTAGGCTGAGCTGTTTTAGCAATCTCCTTTCTCTGAGGGAGCTAGGTTTTTCTGGAAGGTCAATTTGTATGGAGCCAACTAATTTATTGCTCAACAAGCTCAACTCCTTGCGAAATTTGCATCTCTCTTTTGCTCAATTTTCGGGAGATTTAGGACCATTTTTCTCTTGGATTAGTAGCCTTAAGAACTTGTCAAGCTTGCAACTCTCTGATTGCTATTCCTCCAAGATGATGCCCCCCGTGATTGGCAACCTCACCAACTTAACAAGTTTGGAGATTATTGAATGTGGCTTCCTCGGACAAATACCAGCATCAATTGGCAACCTCAATAAGTTGACTTCCTTGAGAATCTCTCATAGTGCCTTCTCTGGGTCAATACCATCTTCAATTGGCAATCTCAAGAAACTAAGAATTTTGCATATATCTTATAATGGTTTATCAGGTTCAATAACAACAGATATTGGACATCTCAGCAAATTGACGATACTAGTGTTAAGGGGATGCGGATTTTCTGGAAGAATACCAAGTACAATCGTCAACTTGACTCAACTTATTTATGTGGATCTTTCGCAAAATGACCTCAGAG GAGAGATTCCAACATCTCTATTCACTTCACCAACAATGTTACAGTTGGATCTTTCATCAAACCAATTTTCTGAACCAATACAAGAGTTCTATACACTAGATTCACAGTTGAAAAATGTTTATTTGGGTGAAAACCAAATCAGGGGACAGATTCCTGAATCACTGTTTCAACTCACAAGTTTGGTGGACCTCGATCTTAGCATGAATAACTTAACAGGTTTTGTACACTTGAGTTCACTTTGGAAGTTACGAAAACTTGATATATTGGATCTCTCAAACAATAGTTTGTCTGTTTTGGATGGAGAAGGCAATATATCGACAGTGCCCATACTACCTAAACTCTCAATGTTAAGACTAGTGTCTTGCAACATGACAACAATTCCTAATTTCTTGATGCAAGTTAATCATATCCTAATGTTGGACCTCTCGAGCAATAAAATACATGGTAGTATGCCCCAATGGATATGGGAGACGTGGGATGATATTACACGATTAAATCTTTCAAACAACATATTCACAGATATGCAACTCACTTCATATTTGCTCCCATGCAGTCATTTGGAATCTCTTGATCTTAGTTCCAATAAACTTCAAGGCCAGATCCCAATGCCAAACATGTCTGCAACAGTTAACACTCACACTTCATTATTGGATTATTCAAACAATAGATTCACTTCTCTTATGTCAAACTTCACTGCTTATCTTCGACAAACTGCTTATCTCAAGTTGTCAAGAAATAAGATAAGTGGGCATATACCGCATTCAATTTGTGACGCAAGCAACCTAGAAGTCCTTGACCTGTCATATAACAATTTCAGTGGGTTAATACCGTCCTGCCTGATAGAAGGTAGCAGCTTGGCCATACTAAATTTGAGAGAAAATTACTTCGGAGGAACTTTGCCTTATAATGTAAGTGAGCATTGTAATCTCCAGACAATAGATTTACATGGCAATAATATTCAAGGGCGGCTGCCTAGGTCTCTTTCCAACTGCCCCGACTTGGAGGTTCTTGACATTGGAAACAACCATATGCTTGATACTTTCCCATCTTGGCTGGGTAGGCTTTCTGATCTCCGTGTCCTCGTTTTGAGATCCAACCAGTTCTATGGCTCACTTTCTTATCCTCCCAGAGAATTTTTGAAATACTTCTCACAGTTACAAATCATTGATATAGCCTCAAACAACTTCTCTGGAAATTTGGATCCACGATGGTTTGAGAAGTTTACAGTTATGATGACGAAGTTCAATGAAACAGGAAATAGTTTAGGTCCGCAGACTTCGTACAGAGGTGTATACTACCATGATACTGTCGCAATCACATATAAAGGGCAATACGTGACATTTGAAAAAGTCTTGACTACCTTAACGGCCATCGACTTCTCAAATAATGCATTGGATGGTGACATTCCTAAATCAACTGGAAGTCTGGTTTCACTGCATATATTGAACATGTCACACAATGCATTTACGGGGAGGATTCCACCACAAATTGGTGAGATGTGTCAGTTGGAATCACTAGACCTGTCATGGAACAAGCTTTCTGGGGAGATTCCACAAGAGCTAGCAAATTTAACATTTCTTGGAACTCTGAACTTGTGTGAAAACAAGCTAGATGGAAGGATACCACAGTTACGCCAGTTTGCAACATTTGAGAACACTTCATATGAAGGGAATACAGGGCTCTGTGGACCACCTATGACCAAACCATGTGGAGATTTAAGTAGATCAAATGAGGAGCAAGTGAACACATCCGGAGATCATGTTGATATCATTTTTTTTCTCTTTGTTGGGGTGGGCTTTGGCGTTGGATTCACAGCAGGTATTCTGATGAAATGGGGGAAAATCGGCAAATGGTTACGGATTGCGTGA